Proteins co-encoded in one Streptomyces roseochromogenus subsp. oscitans DS 12.976 genomic window:
- the nadD gene encoding nicotinate-nucleotide adenylyltransferase, which produces MGEQDMPTGPAYESADDTVKHPQYRPGQGPANTGKRRLGVMGGTFDPIHHGHLVAASEVAAQFHLDEVVFVPTGQPWQKSHRKVSPAEDRYLMTVIATAENPQFSVSRIDIDRGGPTYTVDTLRDLRALNPDTDLFFITGADALAQLLTWRDSEELFSLAHFIGVTRPGHHLTDPGLPEGGVSLVEVPALAISSTDCRARVAKGDPIWYMVPDGVVRYIDKRELYRGE; this is translated from the coding sequence ATGGGAGAGCAGGACATGCCTACCGGTCCGGCGTACGAGAGCGCCGACGACACGGTGAAGCACCCGCAGTACCGGCCGGGCCAGGGCCCCGCCAACACGGGCAAGCGTCGCCTGGGCGTCATGGGCGGAACGTTCGACCCGATCCACCACGGGCACCTCGTGGCGGCCAGTGAGGTCGCCGCGCAGTTCCACCTGGACGAGGTGGTGTTCGTGCCCACCGGCCAGCCGTGGCAGAAGTCCCACCGCAAGGTCTCCCCGGCCGAGGACCGCTATCTGATGACGGTCATCGCGACCGCCGAGAACCCGCAGTTCTCCGTCAGCCGTATCGACATCGATCGCGGTGGTCCCACCTACACCGTGGACACCCTGCGCGATCTGCGCGCCCTCAACCCCGACACCGACCTGTTCTTCATCACCGGCGCCGACGCCCTCGCCCAGCTGCTGACCTGGCGGGACAGCGAGGAACTGTTCTCCCTCGCCCATTTCATCGGCGTCACCCGGCCCGGGCACCATCTGACCGACCCGGGTCTGCCGGAGGGCGGTGTGTCGCTCGTCGAGGTGCCGGCGCTCGCCATCTCCTCCACAGACTGCCGTGCGAGAGTCGCCAAGGGAGACCCCATCTGGTACATGGTGCCGGACGGAGTCGTGCGCTACATCGACAAGCGCGAGCTGTACCGCGGCGAGTGA